From Thalassotalea euphylliae, the proteins below share one genomic window:
- a CDS encoding restriction endonuclease has protein sequence MRNPFSDTGIDITPIEFEIATKKWLESSGSELKNIEVKHDVDLEAHDGTYQIDVLATFEAFGAEFKVIVECKKHKNAIPRSLVQILHDRVRSLGAQKGILFATTGFQSGAIKYATEHGIALVSIVNGDANYETRSAYPAPKPSWIEFPEFMGWSYQENDNGNFSAKAVQFDESFLSFVKEP, from the coding sequence TTGAGAAATCCATTTTCAGATACAGGAATTGATATAACACCAATAGAATTCGAAATAGCCACAAAAAAGTGGTTAGAGTCTTCAGGAAGTGAATTAAAAAATATTGAAGTAAAACATGATGTTGATTTAGAAGCTCATGATGGTACTTATCAAATAGATGTATTAGCTACATTTGAAGCTTTTGGGGCTGAATTTAAAGTAATTGTTGAATGTAAAAAGCACAAGAATGCTATCCCTAGAAGTTTGGTTCAAATATTACACGATAGAGTTCGTTCTCTTGGTGCTCAAAAAGGTATTCTTTTTGCCACGACAGGATTTCAATCTGGTGCTATAAAATATGCAACTGAACATGGAATTGCCCTTGTATCTATTGTAAACGGGGATGCTAATTACGAAACAAGATCAGCCTATCCTGCACCTAAGCCAAGCTGGATTGAATTTCCTGAGTTTATGGGATGGAGCTACCAAGAAAATGATAATGGTAATTTTTCTGCAAAAGCGGTTCAGTTTGATGAAAGCTTTCTGTCATTTGTAAAAGAACCCTAA
- a CDS encoding IS630 family transposase (programmed frameshift) has product MHHPTELKKLAQQESNARVRMRLLAIYHFSLGQNRAQIAQLLGVARGSVNKWVNSYLSAGLKGLQSKVNKGRPSKLSQAQLNQLSAFVLSHAEKNSGGRLIGEDIQQFIAQEFDVTYSLRNIYHLLHALGFSWITSRSKHPKQSEQAQAVFKNFRLETILNTPWHVQPEDVDVWFQDEARFGQQNQVTRTWAKKGSRPRAVKQQQFDYGYLFGAVCPSTGQTEALITPLVNKAMMTEHLSQISKATPQGRHAVVIIDGAGWHTMDTASPFSNLTLIKLPPYSPELNPIEQVWQWLRQHCLSNRVFSGFDEIVEQVSVAWNTFISDIDRVKKLCTRDWIKVVR; this is encoded by the exons ATGCATCACCCAACAGAATTAAAAAAGCTCGCCCAACAAGAAAGTAACGCGAGAGTCCGAATGAGGTTGCTCGCCATTTATCACTTTTCACTTGGTCAAAATAGAGCGCAAATAGCTCAATTACTCGGTGTTGCTCGAGGCAGCGTTAATAAATGGGTTAACAGCTACCTATCGGCAGGGCTTAAAGGGCTGCAATCCAAAGTAAACAAGGGGAGACCCTCCAAACTCTCACAAGCGCAACTGAATCAGCTGTCAGCATTTGTGTTGTCCCATGCAGAAAAAAACAGTGGCGGTAGACTGATTGGGGAAGATATTCAACAGTTCATTGCTCAAGAATTTGATGTGACTTATTCACTACGCAATATCTATCACCTGCTCCATGCGCTCGGCTTTAGTTGGATAACGAGCCGCTCCAAGCATCCTAAGCAATCCGAACAAGCCCAAGCGGTTTTTAAAAAC TTCCGACTGGAAACGATCCTTAACACCCCATGGCATGTCCAGCCCGAAGACGTTGATGTGTGGTTCCAAGATGAGGCTCGTTTTGGCCAGCAAAATCAAGTAACAAGAACGTGGGCGAAAAAAGGAAGTCGTCCACGGGCGGTTAAACAACAGCAGTTTGACTACGGCTATTTATTTGGTGCTGTTTGCCCTTCGACAGGCCAAACCGAAGCGCTAATTACGCCGCTCGTCAATAAAGCGATGATGACAGAGCACTTGTCTCAAATATCCAAAGCTACACCTCAGGGTAGACATGCGGTGGTTATCATTGATGGTGCGGGGTGGCATACAATGGATACAGCTAGTCCATTTTCTAATCTTACGCTAATCAAGTTGCCACCCTATTCACCAGAGCTAAACCCAATTGAGCAAGTGTGGCAATGGTTACGCCAGCACTGTTTATCTAATCGTGTATTCAGCGGGTTTGATGAAATAGTAGAACAAGTCTCAGTGGCCTGGAATACATTCATTTCGGATATTGATAGGGTGAAAAAACTCTGTACTCGCGATTGGATCAAGGTGGTCAGATAA
- a CDS encoding ISL3 family transposase: MSELTFLAQFWEGFHVTNIETNPTSIHFTLEPNSSGRCRCGQLTNSIHDSSWRNIQDATMLGRKVSLAVKTRRIVCPNCGVVTESIRWLEPFARITKRLQSYVEGLLPILPIKHISEVTGLHWHTIKQIDKARLAQQVKAPNWSRVKRLVMDEFALFKGHRYATVIADADTYQVLWIGVGRARQHIRPFFESLGEHCQQIEAVAMDMNTAFDLEVKQHCPQARIVYDLFHVVAKYGREVVDRVRVDQANQLKHDKQARRWVKRSRWVLLKNRDNLNTHQQGYLDELLSMNRDLMVVYLLGEQLKELWYCEDEEQAKNLWQCWWQQVIESGIKPLIAFAQRLKPYLHGITSSAIYRMNTCTLEGMNNKIKLIKRMAYGYRDIEYFFLKIKAAFPGKPR, translated from the coding sequence ATGTCAGAGCTTACTTTTCTTGCCCAGTTTTGGGAAGGGTTTCATGTCACAAATATTGAAACCAATCCTACATCCATTCACTTCACGTTAGAGCCTAACAGCTCAGGTCGATGCCGTTGTGGTCAATTAACTAACAGTATTCACGATTCGTCTTGGCGTAATATCCAAGATGCTACGATGCTGGGTCGTAAGGTGAGCTTAGCTGTTAAGACACGGCGAATTGTCTGCCCAAACTGCGGTGTTGTTACGGAATCAATTCGTTGGCTAGAGCCATTCGCCCGGATAACCAAACGACTTCAAAGTTACGTCGAAGGGTTATTGCCAATCCTACCTATCAAGCATATCTCAGAGGTGACAGGACTTCATTGGCATACCATCAAACAAATTGATAAAGCGCGGCTTGCACAACAAGTTAAAGCGCCGAATTGGTCGCGCGTAAAACGCTTAGTCATGGACGAATTTGCCCTGTTTAAAGGTCATCGATACGCCACAGTCATCGCAGACGCGGACACTTACCAAGTGCTCTGGATTGGCGTTGGTAGAGCAAGGCAGCATATTCGCCCGTTCTTTGAGTCACTTGGTGAGCATTGCCAGCAAATTGAAGCTGTTGCAATGGACATGAACACGGCCTTCGACTTGGAAGTTAAGCAACACTGCCCACAGGCTCGCATCGTTTACGACCTTTTTCATGTCGTGGCTAAATACGGTCGCGAGGTTGTTGATCGCGTTCGCGTTGACCAAGCCAACCAGCTCAAGCATGACAAGCAGGCCAGGCGTTGGGTTAAACGCTCTCGTTGGGTTTTACTTAAGAACCGAGATAACTTAAATACTCATCAGCAAGGATACCTAGATGAACTGCTCAGCATGAACCGAGACTTAATGGTGGTGTATCTATTAGGTGAGCAACTCAAAGAACTTTGGTATTGCGAGGATGAAGAGCAAGCCAAAAATCTCTGGCAATGCTGGTGGCAACAAGTCATTGAAAGTGGCATTAAACCATTGATTGCCTTTGCTCAAAGGCTCAAACCATACCTGCATGGCATCACTTCTTCAGCAATCTATCGGATGAACACATGTACCTTGGAAGGCATGAACAATAAAATCAAACTGATTAAGCGAATGGCGTATGGATACCGAGATATAGAATATTTCTTTTTAAAGATAAAAGCAGCTTTCCCCGGAAAGCCGCGATGA
- a CDS encoding DUF3592 domain-containing protein has translation METSEDFYIKFIFSAAVNVGIIAFVLFAIFDFRKRLWAKTDALITKSEVRTYKDSDDSDTFEPDIEYEYVFNGKKYKSNTIGFGISGTGTRKPAEELLGEFALNWKVRVFVNPKDPSQSTLKPGLGYHHLGAMGFLDPVTHFV, from the coding sequence ATGGAAACATCTGAAGATTTTTATATTAAATTCATATTTAGTGCAGCAGTAAATGTTGGCATTATTGCTTTTGTATTGTTTGCTATTTTCGACTTTAGAAAACGGTTATGGGCAAAAACCGATGCCTTAATAACTAAATCCGAAGTTAGAACCTATAAAGACAGCGATGATTCGGACACCTTTGAACCAGATATTGAATATGAATACGTTTTTAATGGTAAAAAATACAAATCAAATACCATAGGCTTTGGAATATCAGGGACAGGTACGCGAAAGCCAGCTGAAGAGTTATTAGGTGAGTTTGCCCTCAATTGGAAAGTTCGCGTGTTTGTAAATCCGAAGGACCCTTCTCAATCCACATTAAAGCCGGGGCTTGGCTATCATCATTTGGGGGCAATGGGCTTTTTGGACCCTGTAACACATTTTGTGTAA
- a CDS encoding IS256 family transposase, giving the protein MNKKELEVFAKQAAKSIKTEADLTNFRKMLTKVTVEAALNAELDEHLGYVRHEQSINDNSRNGYSPKTIRTEDGEIDLDTPRDRDSSFEPQLVKKNQTRFTSMDDKILYLYSKGMTTREIVSTFKEMYDADVSPTLISRVTDAVIAQVVEWQARPLDAVYPIVYLDCLVVKIRQDKQVINKAIYLALGVNIEGHKELLGMWISENEGAKFWLNVLTELQNRGVKDILIACVDGLKGFPDAINTVYPDTQIQLCIVHMVRNSLKFVPWKDYKAITADLKRIYQSVTEDEALMALEQFEQRWDSKYPNISRSWRNNWQNVSTIFNYPEDIRKAIYTTNAIESLNSVIRKAIKKRKLFPHDDSAKKVVYLAIEQASKKWTMPIRNWKSALNRFMIEFEDRLKDVI; this is encoded by the coding sequence ATGAACAAGAAAGAACTTGAAGTCTTTGCCAAGCAAGCGGCTAAATCCATCAAAACGGAAGCAGATTTAACGAACTTTCGTAAAATGCTTACCAAGGTAACGGTTGAAGCTGCGCTTAATGCGGAGCTGGATGAACACCTTGGTTATGTTCGTCATGAGCAATCCATCAACGATAATTCACGCAATGGCTATTCGCCCAAAACTATACGAACAGAAGATGGCGAGATTGATTTAGATACACCTCGTGATAGAGATTCTAGTTTTGAGCCTCAACTGGTTAAAAAGAATCAAACCCGCTTTACGTCAATGGATGACAAGATTTTATATCTGTATTCCAAAGGCATGACGACTCGTGAAATCGTGTCCACATTCAAGGAAATGTACGATGCAGATGTTTCACCAACACTGATTTCTCGTGTGACTGATGCGGTTATCGCTCAAGTCGTCGAGTGGCAAGCCAGGCCGCTTGATGCTGTTTACCCAATCGTCTATCTCGACTGCTTGGTTGTAAAAATACGCCAAGATAAGCAAGTCATCAACAAAGCCATTTACTTAGCCTTAGGCGTGAATATCGAAGGCCATAAAGAACTTCTAGGTATGTGGATATCAGAAAACGAAGGCGCGAAGTTCTGGCTTAACGTATTAACGGAGCTTCAAAACCGTGGCGTCAAAGATATCCTTATCGCCTGTGTCGATGGCCTTAAAGGTTTCCCTGATGCAATTAATACCGTTTATCCTGACACACAAATTCAGCTTTGTATTGTTCATATGGTGCGTAATTCATTGAAGTTTGTGCCGTGGAAAGACTACAAAGCCATCACGGCTGATTTAAAGCGCATATACCAATCGGTAACTGAAGATGAAGCCTTAATGGCCTTAGAGCAGTTTGAGCAACGCTGGGACAGTAAATATCCCAATATCTCTCGCTCATGGCGAAATAACTGGCAAAACGTTAGTACCATCTTCAATTACCCTGAAGATATCAGAAAAGCTATTTACACCACCAACGCTATTGAATCGCTGAACTCAGTTATACGTAAAGCCATTAAGAAACGTAAGCTGTTCCCACATGACGATTCGGCGAAAAAGGTGGTTTACTTAGCTATTGAGCAGGCATCTAAAAAATGGACGATGCCGATAAGAAATTGGAAATCGGCCTTAAATCGATTTATGATCGAATTCGAAGACCGATTAAAAGATGTTATTTAA
- a CDS encoding IS3 family transposase (programmed frameshift) encodes MTSQKKIRKTYSVEFKEEALKLAAKVGVAQAARELSIYESQLYAWRSSAQKKASTSERESSLATENAKLKRQLAEQAEELEIPKKGGHLLREKPKVARFEFIKDNHGSFSIVRMTRALSVSPSGYYSWLKACQQPSKRKQAQQVRDEKVRHIFDDSKERDGARRIQAELEEQGHRHDIKTIANSMERQGLVAKAGRKFKVTTDSKHSLPVAPNLLEQNFTSDKPNQKWAGDITYLMTSEGWLYLAVIIDLYSRSVIGWSMSTRMTSTLVCDALQMALWRRGKPKNVIVHSDRGSQYCSHAYRDLIKKNCLIQSMSRKGNCWDNACVESFFHSMKVEAVQYEPIMNRETMRQHIFEYIEIDYNKKRRHSALGYLSPERFEQLNVA; translated from the exons ATGACATCCCAAAAGAAAATCCGAAAAACCTATTCAGTAGAATTCAAAGAAGAAGCTCTAAAGCTAGCAGCCAAAGTTGGAGTAGCACAGGCTGCACGTGAACTTAGCATTTATGAATCTCAACTTTACGCATGGAGAAGTTCGGCACAAAAAAAAGCATCCACATCTGAACGAGAAAGTTCTTTAGCCACAGAAAATGCGAAGTTAAAACGCCAATTAGCCGAACAAGCCGAGGAGCTAGAAATAC CTAAAAAAGGCGGCCACCTACTTCGCGAAAAACCAAAAGTAGCCAGATTTGAGTTTATTAAAGACAATCACGGCTCATTCTCCATTGTCAGAATGACTCGTGCATTGTCCGTTTCGCCAAGTGGGTATTATTCATGGTTGAAGGCTTGTCAACAGCCAAGCAAGCGAAAGCAGGCACAGCAAGTTCGTGATGAAAAAGTCAGGCACATTTTTGATGACAGTAAAGAGCGAGATGGTGCTAGACGCATCCAAGCTGAGCTTGAAGAACAAGGTCATAGACATGACATAAAAACCATCGCCAACAGCATGGAGCGTCAAGGGCTTGTTGCCAAAGCAGGGCGTAAGTTTAAAGTCACGACAGACAGTAAACATTCGTTACCTGTTGCACCGAATTTACTAGAACAGAATTTTACCAGCGACAAGCCAAATCAGAAATGGGCGGGTGATATCACCTATCTAATGACGAGCGAAGGCTGGTTATATCTAGCCGTTATCATTGACTTATACTCCCGCTCAGTGATTGGCTGGTCGATGAGTACCCGTATGACCTCAACGCTGGTCTGTGATGCTTTACAAATGGCTTTATGGCGCAGAGGCAAACCTAAGAATGTCATTGTGCATAGCGATCGTGGTAGCCAATATTGCTCACACGCTTATCGTGATTTGATTAAAAAGAACTGTTTAATCCAAAGCATGAGTCGAAAAGGCAACTGCTGGGACAATGCCTGTGTTGAAAGCTTCTTCCATTCAATGAAAGTTGAAGCGGTTCAATATGAGCCGATTATGAACCGAGAAACCATGCGCCAGCACATATTTGAGTACATCGAAATTGATTACAACAAAAAAAGAAGGCATAGTGCCTTGGGCTATTTAAGTCCTGAAAGATTTGAACAATTAAATGTCGCTTAA
- a CDS encoding IS110 family transposase — MSLIKAIGIDLAKSVFSIHGVDSHGKCQLRKTVKRNKLLAEIAKLPACIIGMEACSGAHYWAREFTKLGHEVRIMASKFVIPYRQNEKNDANDAEAICEAVTRPKTRFVTIKSEEQQAVLCLHRIRQGAIKDRTALINRLRGLLAEFGIVMPKGRYPAQHAITGILADADNGLPLLARELLSDLWQDIKALNQQILKHDRKLYQLANQMNAAKRLMSIPGVGEITATAVVATVSDAKDFDTSRAFSAWIGLVPRQYTTGGQVKLGRISKRGEKHIRTSLIHGARAVIANCKHKTDRTSLWVQELIERRGFKRATVALAAKNARLIWALLRSKNEYQIDYVK; from the coding sequence ATGTCACTAATTAAAGCAATTGGCATCGATTTAGCCAAATCTGTTTTCAGTATCCACGGTGTCGATAGTCATGGCAAGTGTCAATTACGAAAAACCGTTAAGCGAAACAAACTGTTAGCAGAAATTGCTAAGTTGCCAGCGTGTATCATTGGTATGGAAGCTTGCTCTGGTGCACACTACTGGGCAAGAGAGTTTACTAAGCTTGGCCATGAAGTACGCATCATGGCTTCAAAGTTCGTTATCCCGTATCGCCAAAACGAAAAGAACGATGCCAACGACGCTGAAGCCATTTGTGAAGCGGTGACCCGCCCCAAAACGCGTTTTGTCACCATCAAAAGTGAAGAGCAACAAGCTGTATTGTGCTTACACCGTATTCGCCAAGGGGCTATCAAGGATAGAACGGCACTGATTAATCGCCTACGAGGTTTGCTCGCTGAGTTTGGCATTGTCATGCCCAAAGGGCGGTATCCAGCACAACATGCCATCACAGGTATTTTAGCAGATGCTGACAATGGTCTACCGCTGCTCGCTAGAGAGCTACTAAGTGACTTATGGCAAGACATTAAAGCATTAAACCAGCAAATTCTTAAACATGACCGAAAGCTCTACCAACTCGCGAACCAAATGAACGCGGCAAAACGCTTGATGAGTATACCTGGCGTTGGAGAAATCACGGCAACGGCGGTTGTTGCGACGGTGAGTGACGCAAAAGATTTTGATACCAGTCGCGCCTTTAGTGCGTGGATAGGGCTAGTCCCTAGGCAATACACGACAGGTGGGCAAGTGAAGCTTGGCCGAATATCTAAACGTGGCGAAAAACACATTCGCACCTCACTCATTCACGGTGCACGAGCCGTTATTGCCAACTGTAAACACAAAACAGATAGAACCAGTTTATGGGTACAAGAGCTGATTGAGCGACGAGGGTTTAAACGAGCAACCGTCGCGCTTGCGGCCAAGAATGCACGGTTGATATGGGCATTGCTGCGAAGTAAAAACGAATACCAAATAGATTATGTAAAATAG
- a CDS encoding IS110 family transposase, translating to MKTVINQKIHVGVDTGKYQLDIYLRPLDIYFTVPNDEKGIAEAINQLKQYPVERIVIEATGRLEMPFIMACANSKLPFVIANPIHIKRFAGAIGQRAKTDKLDAQLIAHYGEVIKPALSQLKPATMQVMSDLVARRNQLLVMQTMEKNRLQSLPKSLSMTIKPILTAFKHQILKIEKKLVELIESCPEYQKKNTILQSMTGIGKIAASSIISNLPELGYVTGKQASSLVGVAPMNRESGRYKGQRRIQGGRHQVRTVLYMAMLSAIQSNPVFKDTYQRLVGAGKPKKVAIIACIRKMVVILNSMLRDGVMWEAPKA from the coding sequence ATGAAAACAGTCATCAATCAAAAGATTCACGTTGGGGTAGATACAGGTAAGTACCAACTTGATATATATCTTCGTCCTTTGGACATTTACTTCACCGTCCCCAATGACGAAAAAGGGATTGCAGAAGCCATAAATCAGCTCAAGCAATACCCTGTTGAACGCATCGTCATTGAAGCGACAGGGCGGTTAGAAATGCCGTTTATTATGGCGTGTGCGAACAGCAAACTGCCGTTTGTTATCGCCAATCCTATTCACATCAAACGCTTTGCAGGTGCGATTGGACAGCGCGCTAAAACAGACAAACTTGATGCGCAGCTTATCGCTCATTATGGGGAAGTGATTAAACCAGCACTATCACAACTCAAACCAGCCACTATGCAAGTCATGAGTGATTTGGTCGCCAGAAGAAATCAGTTACTTGTGATGCAAACGATGGAAAAGAACCGCCTTCAGTCTCTGCCAAAAAGCTTATCAATGACCATCAAGCCGATACTTACCGCGTTTAAACATCAAATCCTAAAAATTGAAAAGAAACTCGTTGAACTCATCGAATCTTGCCCTGAATACCAGAAGAAAAATACGATTCTGCAAAGCATGACAGGTATCGGTAAAATAGCGGCCTCATCAATCATCAGTAATTTGCCAGAGCTTGGCTATGTGACGGGTAAACAAGCGAGCAGCCTAGTTGGTGTTGCGCCGATGAATCGAGAAAGTGGCCGCTATAAAGGACAACGGAGAATCCAAGGTGGACGGCACCAAGTGCGCACGGTGTTATATATGGCGATGCTGTCAGCGATTCAAAGTAATCCGGTGTTTAAAGATACCTATCAACGATTAGTTGGTGCAGGCAAACCTAAAAAAGTGGCGATAATTGCCTGTATCAGAAAGATGGTGGTGATATTAAATTCGATGCTCAGAGATGGAGTAATGTGGGAAGCGCCAAAAGCTTAA
- a CDS encoding GIY-YIG nuclease family protein yields MGNYPYKKINWDLKLRAFSLRSSLAHNFKPVIWALHVTPDSEYRAGMQTIIYVMRHIDIGGNIEIPYKKVGITGAGNATLSSRLQQISNTKSPIKAQCIAAWEHEDARAVENALHMLMEDSRIEGEWFLDKEGTLVERMQPIMELIGAKEVAIEQSNDAYTQSIIKKEVEAKQQSDHILVGEISDLLDKPLRSSSRLAGPTFFSDEKQLTYYVNARKSGRHHLSIGRSRNVYEDIKEFLESHGFDVEQGKKGGAKVIAISTETVANLINLIEREFDPK; encoded by the coding sequence GTGGGTAATTATCCATACAAGAAAATTAACTGGGACTTAAAACTGCGGGCTTTTTCGCTTCGCTCAAGTTTAGCCCACAATTTTAAGCCCGTTATTTGGGCGTTACATGTCACACCAGATTCGGAGTACCGAGCAGGAATGCAAACAATAATTTACGTCATGCGCCACATAGATATTGGTGGCAATATTGAAATTCCATACAAGAAAGTTGGAATCACTGGTGCAGGCAATGCGACTTTAAGCTCAAGACTGCAACAAATCAGCAACACAAAATCTCCTATTAAAGCTCAATGCATTGCAGCGTGGGAGCACGAAGATGCCAGGGCTGTCGAAAACGCCCTTCACATGTTAATGGAAGATAGCCGAATTGAAGGAGAGTGGTTTCTTGATAAAGAAGGTACTCTTGTGGAGCGAATGCAGCCCATAATGGAGTTGATCGGCGCAAAGGAAGTTGCTATCGAACAAAGTAATGATGCTTACACACAGAGCATCATCAAAAAAGAAGTTGAGGCTAAGCAGCAGTCTGATCATATTTTAGTTGGTGAAATATCAGATTTACTTGATAAGCCTTTAAGATCCTCTTCGCGTCTGGCTGGCCCAACCTTTTTCAGTGATGAAAAACAATTAACCTACTACGTTAATGCCAGAAAATCTGGTCGGCACCATTTATCCATTGGCCGAAGCAGAAATGTTTATGAAGATATCAAGGAATTTCTTGAGTCTCACGGCTTTGATGTTGAGCAGGGTAAAAAAGGTGGTGCAAAGGTAATTGCCATTAGCACAGAAACGGTAGCCAACTTAATCAATTTAATCGAGCGTGAATTTGATCCCAAGTAA
- a CDS encoding BrnT family toxin, with translation MYTFEFDPNKSHINLSKHGIDFIEAQELWNDPDLIEIPANTSDEPRALIVAYYKGKYWSAVVTYRTPNVRIISVRRARKNEVDLYESI, from the coding sequence ATGTATACTTTTGAATTTGATCCTAATAAAAGCCACATTAATCTATCCAAACATGGGATAGATTTTATTGAGGCTCAAGAGCTATGGAATGATCCTGATTTAATTGAAATTCCAGCGAATACTTCAGATGAACCTAGAGCTTTAATTGTTGCTTATTATAAAGGTAAGTATTGGTCAGCTGTAGTAACTTATCGTACACCTAATGTGCGAATTATTTCTGTAAGGCGAGCAAGGAAAAATGAGGTAGATTTATATGAAAGCATCTGA
- the brnA gene encoding type II toxin-antitoxin system BrnA family antitoxin translates to MKASDFDKKFDDGEDIIEHLDLSNVKRPMQKTKRVNVDFPAWMLDSLDREANRVGVTRQSIIKVWLAERIENLHSHHLKHG, encoded by the coding sequence ATGAAAGCATCTGATTTCGATAAAAAATTTGATGATGGTGAAGACATCATAGAGCACTTAGATTTATCTAATGTTAAGCGTCCTATGCAAAAAACTAAGCGTGTGAATGTAGACTTCCCAGCATGGATGCTAGATTCACTTGATCGCGAAGCAAATCGTGTTGGTGTTACTCGCCAATCTATAATCAAGGTTTGGCTTGCGGAACGTATTGAGAATTTACATTCACATCATCTGAAACACGGCTAA
- a CDS encoding MATE family Na+-driven efflux transporter — protein MKQSDIRTINYQLWLVLILTSFIPLIYSTTRIHFLGTLPSPWTFSIAAQVAWLNVGYEVINEALLIPLAFILGNVVTDEQRFRERASISLSIIIASYLIVTVLVLLFASSLVKAMQQQTELFVNTVHYIRLESIAIFLSSIYSFLSLVLVLKNEKKALYKLLVVQMILTVLCDSVFVSQLPVSFELGVDGVAISNTVVNSILAAVAITYLTNSGVNFKFERSMWSQTQWLKEWLAIGWKSGLESFVRNAAFIVMVLQLINQVQQAGTFWLTNQFIWGWLLLPVLALGQLVKQDAATNKGLSTIRVNSYLWITVGITVIWATSVPVWDGFISNIMGIAEPSKIIELVWLLLGFYVVFSFNNVIDSYFYGIGRTDLMLYQSLIVNSIFYGGAFICYQVGVFVPTLETIAMMFGLGITVDAIITWGLYRMLRNKLDLTQDPLIAGSDV, from the coding sequence TTGAAACAAAGTGACATCAGAACAATTAATTATCAGCTTTGGTTAGTGCTGATACTTACCAGTTTTATCCCCTTAATTTACTCTACAACACGGATTCATTTTTTGGGAACTCTCCCAAGCCCTTGGACATTTAGTATTGCAGCACAAGTTGCTTGGTTAAATGTAGGGTATGAGGTGATTAATGAAGCATTATTAATTCCACTTGCTTTTATCCTTGGCAATGTTGTAACTGATGAGCAAAGGTTTCGCGAACGAGCAAGTATTTCCCTAAGTATTATCATTGCTAGTTATCTAATTGTAACTGTATTGGTGTTGTTGTTTGCCTCATCTTTGGTCAAGGCAATGCAACAGCAAACAGAGTTATTTGTTAACACAGTTCATTATATCCGACTGGAATCCATCGCTATCTTTTTGTCTAGTATCTACTCATTTTTATCATTGGTTCTGGTCTTAAAAAATGAAAAGAAGGCACTTTATAAATTGTTGGTAGTACAAATGATATTGACAGTATTATGTGACAGTGTGTTTGTTAGTCAGTTGCCTGTTTCTTTTGAACTCGGTGTAGATGGCGTTGCAATTAGCAATACTGTTGTTAACTCAATCCTTGCAGCTGTCGCTATTACTTACCTTACAAACTCAGGAGTTAATTTCAAATTTGAACGAAGTATGTGGAGCCAGACGCAATGGTTGAAAGAATGGTTGGCAATTGGTTGGAAGTCTGGCCTTGAGTCGTTTGTTCGCAACGCAGCATTTATAGTCATGGTCTTGCAATTGATTAATCAAGTGCAACAAGCTGGAACATTTTGGCTGACTAATCAGTTTATCTGGGGGTGGTTACTACTTCCTGTGCTAGCTCTCGGGCAGCTAGTAAAGCAAGATGCTGCAACAAACAAAGGGCTATCAACTATTCGGGTTAATAGCTATTTATGGATAACAGTAGGAATAACCGTTATTTGGGCTACTTCAGTACCAGTCTGGGATGGTTTTATATCAAATATCATGGGGATTGCTGAACCTTCTAAAATTATAGAGCTAGTATGGCTGTTACTCGGCTTTTACGTTGTGTTCAGCTTTAATAATGTCATAGATAGCTATTTTTACGGAATTGGGCGCACAGATCTCATGCTTTATCAATCCTTGATCGTCAATAGCATTTTTTATGGCGGCGCATTTATATGCTATCAAGTAGGTGTATTTGTACCAACACTTGAAACTATCGCTATGATGTTCGGGTTAGGGATAACAGTAGACGCGATCATTACTTGGGGTCTGTATCGTATGCTTAGAAATAAATTAGACTTAACGCAAGACCCGTTGATTGCGGGCAGTGATGTTTAA